Proteins encoded by one window of Streptomyces sp. NBC_01477:
- a CDS encoding UDP-N-acetylglucosamine--N-acetylmuramyl-(pentapeptide) pyrophosphoryl-undecaprenol N-acetylglucosamine transferase, protein MHSDHRTPRTFRLIVTGGGTGGHTYPALTAIRTLQARLNADGRALDVLWIGTEQGLEARVARTEGIAFTTVATGKVRRSSNPLKMVSPANVRDMARVPLGIAQARKVVSDFGPDVVLATGGYVAVPAGLAARMCRRPLVLHEQTVRLGLANRRLAGSATRIAVSSESSLLLLPEAARKLAVVTGNPIRPAVLAGHADKAIEALELRGFDRRLPTVYVTGGAQGAQQINEVVSGALPWLLERANVVHQCGPDNVAELRRRAAGLHPGQAARYYVTGFVGPELPDVLALADVVISRSGAGTLAELTALGKPAIFVPLASSAGNEQAHNARHLEESGAAVALLGEVTADTLRAAAHPLLSDPARRAAMAQRSRAHGRPDAAERLVDVILSASSSG, encoded by the coding sequence GTGCACAGCGATCACCGAACCCCGCGTACCTTCCGCCTGATCGTCACGGGCGGAGGCACCGGCGGCCACACGTACCCCGCCCTGACGGCGATCCGAACGCTCCAGGCCCGGCTCAACGCCGACGGCCGCGCGCTGGACGTGCTGTGGATCGGCACGGAGCAGGGTCTTGAGGCCCGGGTCGCCCGGACCGAGGGCATCGCCTTCACCACGGTCGCCACGGGCAAGGTCCGCCGCTCCAGCAACCCGCTCAAGATGGTCTCGCCCGCGAACGTGCGGGACATGGCGCGCGTACCGCTCGGCATCGCGCAGGCCAGGAAGGTCGTCTCCGACTTCGGCCCGGACGTCGTCCTGGCCACCGGCGGTTACGTCGCCGTCCCCGCCGGGCTGGCCGCCCGGATGTGCCGCCGCCCCCTGGTGCTCCACGAGCAGACCGTGCGCCTCGGCCTGGCCAACCGGCGGCTCGCCGGCTCGGCAACGCGCATCGCGGTCTCCTCGGAGTCGTCGCTGCTGCTCCTGCCCGAGGCGGCGCGCAAACTCGCCGTCGTGACGGGCAACCCGATCCGCCCCGCGGTGCTCGCCGGCCACGCGGACAAGGCGATCGAGGCGCTGGAGCTGCGCGGCTTCGACCGGCGCCTGCCGACGGTGTACGTCACGGGCGGCGCACAGGGCGCGCAGCAGATCAACGAGGTGGTGAGCGGCGCGCTTCCGTGGCTGCTGGAGCGCGCGAACGTCGTGCACCAGTGCGGCCCCGACAATGTCGCGGAATTGCGCCGGCGCGCGGCCGGCCTCCACCCCGGGCAGGCGGCCCGCTACTACGTGACCGGCTTCGTCGGCCCGGAACTGCCCGACGTTCTGGCGCTCGCCGACGTGGTGATCTCCCGGAGCGGGGCCGGCACCCTCGCGGAGCTGACCGCGCTGGGCAAGCCGGCGATCTTCGTCCCGCTCGCCTCCTCGGCCGGGAACGAGCAGGCGCACAACGCCCGCCACCTGGAGGAGTCCGGCGCCGCCGTCGCCCTCCTCGGCGAGGTCACCGCCGACACGCTGCGCGCCGCTGCCCACCCGCTGCTGTCCGACCCGGCACGGCGGGCCGCGATGGCCCAGCGCTCCCGCGCCCACGGCCGCCCGGACGCAGCCGAGCGACTCGTGGACGTCATCCTCTCCGCCTCCTCCTCCGGGTGA